From Daphnia pulicaria isolate SC F1-1A chromosome 4, SC_F0-13Bv2, whole genome shotgun sequence, one genomic window encodes:
- the LOC124336803 gene encoding DNA-dependent protein kinase catalytic subunit-like, with protein MDSVLEGYLFQMHSGTCSDMLEQIKDIKDVVSKTKDNSVVSALLNKEIGLISLLSKFRDSKKDDNFAEIINCALSILGDLLEKFGESMSNHLVVIKNLALMYMNSKNSKIRGACYFVLCQVVITAQTSPTEILEELNLPALSNMLFEKMATSSDDSSSKAKMNFLVLLGRLAQYFPSTLKEKASRIINQLLYELEKEVKRQHDFKDKRVAGCIEALTGFLHSFNSIVDQKCREKIHSYLLMLLTKFLLVDKRVHTKRAALNMLEEHASLFNNLLLKQYKSWFDNLKSYALREKTDILESGLKALGKFIDESVKILKIESDATHKSSILEFFMKNVIEILESDQASLQLKCVGLKALGECSFLVSGKNVSHIFEYLLNKTSFICIQEDTSKSLDLFPICLESLGLVLMRYATPVGIERTQQLQKMLVHLFSRYLDIAERNRCGRSVAVFLVGVHAAVQNPINFSAFVREVVIQSLIRSTRPELDSDSIKKYASLWITIMNFSCQTDLPFSLEDRVRVSEVLDGQLVTAISTIISRLNFSVNEMEDSTVDGEKTESSPRNPADWQLFHNLADLLEDLLKVIEPRKRLQDLLIPFGREVVELSTKFPLVPGLYRVLALVLSIIGQDLPVIHHPTYELYMSSLINRLAQLSDDVLVSAVQAVLSSPAWLVTSLSSSVTGALASALKIGLTYPPMAEWPLNALEHWQTALSFSCIDPIMEEILPFLEPYLSSVEKFTKEVPFISGKRLNRSKANATPTIDREAWANIQRRIVKLLGRMGPKCSRLVHQNEDHVIAHSATGWQISGHLEFGLPLSDMKPVIQLDAFLPRILHLVQHTSESETRMAACEFLHASILFLTGTISRRTEEIQLHYPLTPLYSKSFPVILHLAVDSDEVIRQLFHSLLFQLVHWFSRPTFCQNKSNGRRTVLGAETVALLEQLMESACSGLDTSLVRDLACDCLLEFLKWTVKQSSDEILWEDPAVPDFIFQKLRASATHPSPHHRLGAAIVVNKLYRVMREYEPLTSIYTLDLLTHFVLCLSLAEQDASSLGTVHESKKVLYNLMRTVILNRSLFEKPDARRRVAPFMIQGTLSELLEILLEHIFGSQQHCRHICVELCEILARPQSLTEVVTQFLSRRPLENLLPCKFPFSARLDVYRILLRLDVIETSKCDTDANSLMQLEVFVGNLERKLEEKSSDTEVPLNDGRIPESFMAWIGFLTEYLPKSQNCRFLHVKTLVRASLFPSRLGFSVHTAASRQQLYTCLETQLFPLLSQHNEAILSVLTEFQLDRFDFAERHSLDIVRGFVLIATSGCMGANVSYCKSPTALLKMAVDNIVNNDEALLNRSQINTGSDSFSVRLKSSSMLMELALLLGLNIEILVNEFRNSANIPNSAVTYGQYLCTKLGKSVLPVVVRQLQSMQPFLPQIGNGDPQQWTLLLELLQVAHQSQELSKKKWIVQNVLHSWSVLERHAEDYRQKCHLQSIVNCIAIIDIDVVGRNSDVKRWIISCWNPSTDVNFASELVQLLNIFITNCSECEEKSLTSSLQNFFTHNFPSKTTGLDKNSDKTTYYSIVNRMIGIIRVPVVFHFLVDVFALEPRHSCVPAFMESVQNEDWAKSTCGHSLNQALTKLYQHAKMRAINPKTRIDEIEMLYVPLLTALPISVVEDHLNGLLPDVLQMYDNKGTGAELFIQKSALCALLAVALVRVDYQRLSNHLNANFCALKKAQQPSGDSKGLIKCLMQFVLNIQKIVVPGNNNEVETFENLERFAFKLMLAIALITPSLDEVRVYRLIFKPMSQKMAIWNAVVGTIKKYNLTVEVERHRKRFLVYIPAVSAENRPNKGYIPSQFLFGSSLSEDVYRFDFNQASLSTDFGSYDDSRNASVLSSTNEEASSSLMYLTLDDLNKHPCMGLLVNFLEKFYAKQTVLADSEPEWMNSLRETLLNPSAHTNVVLFIVRLVINLKSIFQPYAKFWYKSLLIAFLRKIGGEPLNSLFREGLDVMLEWSKDKPPSVDDVEFAQAASNVLQFILKNMYNANSEILRDNMEMLAAIFCVWDKISLSIPYEIVEELLSSDKKKAKLGLQILDVIVVHGFFPKNHEQNSRFKQRLANFLKLDEKRDLSRSCAALCGSILSRETDKDFEKLVCEALQMWHNKNKDDVFVDLLFEVAIRYRPVLSQFAGFNLSLFGSIYGTLRANCLEILAISWHYMEDPWKEIGFKTIESVLKGSNSAELCPVLSLVKDLIPRLEINEWKPLWPTLIRLSRHENVQCRSRLYEVFKKAFDLSDPRDPEFAQAILRACTDENKELAVNMQNFLAEKLPNSTMDRLLVYVTDFYSPGPEDYFLPYSLHFLLERTTHSHIYRESIFDQPLDDIPFQLLDLASLSSQSLSQRPSWNNFGRSFSYGSIQPGFLRATQSVSSRATFLPTPSPANWLMAETQSAKPSVTSQMEGKKTSLPNPVNETFKSPLKSWKRFTATGPPPVKLSYENRSKSKRETSTSSPPTLYRKYRIGELPDIQIPPSSLIAPLCAVALNDAALAKALFCHLLSAFRKQIKEIQGDDSEFALQLNTALESIVERHQPRSSNSNLLAAIMEYFWTNSVDVATDIEKLAQSIKASHLQSLGILVIESCLPDCLVLEQSKKPRLEKVKHESSSWFHVADLYGDIQDVDNVRAVVTYLTGCNNSTKKAIESESKNDWNKAFQYYSQTLGDVSPSPEIMFCREYGFKCLEELGRWDEISRLKPKTEPWNIRSRVRNSLKNFPAGHKIKELDSVHLPSVDPMLLTDLAALALRNGNRDRAITCISKATDEFISRYCQLSALNFGGRQNLLQHVCIITEIETFLHQSDIPKNLSLPHTGDNVVVWDSILALRTFFTKCDKTKSNVASVNSLRLQLASIAIEQKNVGLARKLVDGAVDVHDPAIMSLRYLMQSKVLAMEALRSDIELTKLCGLISAKETINRVAVTTTSSSSEEVLWKLDLERFEAFLCAQVFQVVNNMQPQDLITKQAKLTELWNVQPKEIIREGLQHAERQTKLAEIECVAANMSEAYLNLAKYFYKWKTTMSDEDYNIGFTRSVLASMRYGSVDGQALFPLVILAVKDNSSAADVFQSSRSNVPTSMFLPWVNQLVSYFALSSAIAKLLLDISERYPVHVKLPFGITRSTYSQEVLNMYETRKLEANLTAEYSTWKMFLKSIDYLKPPERAAHDLLNSETRMKDFELFNSMYLNLSPPTATSSHGHVHHSFSVMYTSKFQEAFKTGRLSELSNLLHSFKKQTFSGLRSLKDYSPWLANYRPGGSFSNGLLELPGFKGNTLKVEAFRDKIEYLNSKQFPARLTFVVNGAVEYPVLVKHGEDVRQDERIIQLLNAIDVVLMRDVESKKRSLRIRTFQVIPITNSCGIFQWLTDTLTLKAFLETDLEYRSSSIAIKEDPIYNIWRSESVNYVMNTPQDKLMDNYFKLAHRSYRYGLRGALKKLCQSPEAYFYLRNRLAASHGTLCSALWTLGVGDRHLSNFLVSTRTGDVISIDYGMAFGMGTNQLPVPEVVPCRLTTQFQFLIPGLGLNGCIRESMIHTLRVAKEESGSIMAALSVFVTEPTLDWLKHAETMAKRSQTKKLENNSAVWAPVEFLLRTENLLNGFHPSKITCDDLEKNKIFSTTEGRKLLPLVVSVVQGTDCPTAVETKSDSVVNKRKIENTKGLRVNMPKQGLSSDQQVECLIEQSTDPACLCRMFSGWEPWM; from the exons ATGGACAGCGTATTGGAAGGTTATCTATTTCAGATGCATTCTGGAACGTGCAGCGATATGCTGGAGCAAATCAAGGATATTAAAGATGTTGTATCCAAAACCAAAGACa ATTCTGTTGTCTCGGCTTTACTAAAcaaagaaattggattaatttCCTTGTTGTCCAAGTTCAGAGATTCTAAAAAGGATGACAACTTTgcagaaataataaattgtgCCCTGTCAATTTTGGGTGATTTACTGGAAAAATTTGGAGAATCCATGAGCAACCATTTAGTGGTTATTAAA AATTTAGCATTGATGTACATGAACTCCAAAAATTCTAAGATACGAGGAGCttgttattttgttctttGCCAAGTTGTTATTACTGCTCAAACTTCACCAACAGAAATATTAGAAGAACTGAATTTGCCAGCCCTTTCTAATatgctttttgaaaaaatggctACATCTTCTGATGATAGTTCAAGCAAAG cgaaaatgaatttcctaGTACTCCTAGGCAGACTGGCCCAGTACTTTCCTAGTACACTGAAGGAAAAGGCCAGTCGCATCATTAACCAACTCctttatgaacttgaaaagGAG gTGAAAAGGCAGCATGATTTCAAAGATAAACGTGTAGCAGGCTGTATTGAAGCTCTTACAGGATTTCTCCATTCATTTAATTCAATCGTTGACCAAAAATGTAGGGAAAAAATTCATAGTTACTTATTGATGCTTCTCACGAAATTTTTACTGGTCGATAAGAGAGTTCATACCAAAAGAG CCGCATTGAACATGCTGGAAGAACACGCATCTCTCTTCAATAACTTGCTGCTAAAGCAATACAAATCCTGGTTCGATAACTTGAAATCTTATGCTTTGCGCGAAAAAACAGATATTCTTGAAAGTGGTCTGAAAGCACTTGGGAAGTTTATTGACGAAAgcgtaaaaattttgaagattGAATCAGATGCTACACACAAATCATCAATACTCgag TTTTTCATGAAGAATGTGATAGAGATTTTGGAATCTGATCAGGCTTCCCTCCAGCTCAAATGTGTTGGCCTTAAAGCCTTGGGCGAGTGTAGCTTCTTGGTTTCTGGAAAGAATGTATCACACATTTTTGAGTATCTACTCAATAAGACATCGTTTATTTGTATCCA GGAGGATACTTCAAAGAGCTTGGATCTTTTTCCTATTTGCCTTGAATCCCTTGGACTTGTTCTCATGCGCTATGCTACCCCCGTAGGAATTGAAAGAACACAGCAGCTACAGAAAATGCTTGTCCATCTTTTCTCGCGCTATTTGGATATAG CTGAACGAAATAGATGTGGTCGATCAGTTGCCGTGTTTTTAGTTGGTGTTCATGCTGCTGTACAGAACCCTATTAATTTTTCTGCTTTTGTGAGGGAAGTTG tGATTCAAAGTTTAATTCGTTCTACCCGACCAGAACTTGATTCTGACAGTATAAAGAAGTATGCCTCTCTTTGGATTACAATTATGAATTTCTCGTGCCAGACGGATCTTCCATTTAGTCTGGAGGACCGTGTTCGAGTTTCTGAAGTACTAGATGGGCAGTTGGTTACTGCCATTTCCACAATAATCAGCCGTCTAAATTTCTCAGTAAATGAGATGGAAGATTCAACGGTAGACGGAGAAAAAA CTGAAAGTAGTCCACGAAATCCTGCAGATTGGCAACTATTCCACAACCTTGCTGATTTACTCGAGGATTTATTGAAGGTTATTGAACCAAGGAAAAGATTGCAAGATTTG ctTATTCCATTCGGCAGAGAAGTTGTTGAATTGTCAACGAAATTTCCATTAGTTCCGGGACTGTACCGTGTTTTGGCATTGGTGTTGTCTATTATAGGGCAAGATTTACCCGTTATTCATCACCCCACCTATGAATTGTACATGTCTAGCCTAATTAATCGTCTAGCGCAACTTTCAGATGATGTCCTTGTCTCTGCCGTTCAG GCTGTTTTATCAAGTCCTGCGTGGTTGGTGACCTCGCTCAGTAGTTCAGTCACCGGTGCTTTAGCTTCAGCCTTAAAGATTGGTCTGACATATCCGCCTATGGCTGAATGGCCGTTGAACGCATTAGAACATTGGCAAACAGCATTATCCTTTTCCTGCATCGATCCCATAATGGAGGAAATTCTACCTTTTCTCGAACCTTATTTGAGTAGTGTGGAAAAATTTACCAAGGAAGTGCCCTTTATTAGCGGAAAACGATTAAATCGATCCAAAGCAAACGCAACGCCTACTATT GATCGAGAAGCTTGGGCAAACATTCAGCGTAGGATTGTAAAATTACTTGGCCGTATGGGACCGAAATGCAGCCGTTTGGTTCATCAAAACGAAGACCACGTAATTGCTCATTCAGCTACTGGATGGCAAATCAGTGGCCACTTAGAATTCGGACTTCCGCTGTCCGATATGAAGCCCGTCATTCAACTAGATGCGTTTCTTCCACGTATACTTCATCTAGTACAGCATACga GTGAGTCGGAAACACGAATGGCGGCTTGCGAGTTCCTTCACGCATCAATCCTATTCTTAACTGGAACAATCTCACGTCGTACCGAAGAAATTCAACTGCATTATCCACTTACTCCTTTGTattcaaaatcatttccagTGATATTGCACTTGGCCGTAGATTCTGATGAAGTCATCCGTCAACTCTTCCATAGTCTTCTATTCCAA TTAGTGCATTGGTTTTCCCGTCCAACTTTCTGTCAAAACAAGTCGAACGGACGTCGAACTGTTTTGGGAGCCGAAACAGTTGCTTTGTTGGAGCAGTTAATGGAATCTGCTTGCAGCGGCCTTGACACATCTTTAGTGCGTGATCTTGCTTGCGATTGTTTGTTAGAATTCCTGAAATGGACTGTCAAACAAAGCAGCGATGAAATTCTTTGGGAAGACCCTGCCGTACCAGATTTTATCTTCCAGAAACTGCGCGCTTCAGCTACCCATCCATCGCCGCATCACAGGTTAGGTGCAGCAATCGTAGTAAACAAGCTCTATCGCGTTATGCGGGAATATGAACCGCTTACATCCATCTACACATTGGATCTTTTGACTCATTTTGTCCTTTGTCTGTCGCTCGCGGAACAAGACGCGTCTTCATTGGGAACTGTACATGAATCAAAAAAGGTCCTCTACAACCTAATGCGAACGGTGATCTTAAACAGAAGTCTCTTTGAAAAACCTGATGCTCGACGACGAGTTGCCCCATTCATGATCCAAGGAACCCTATCTGagcttcttgaaattttgttgGAACACATTTTTGGATCGCAGCAGCATTGTCGGCACATCTGCGTAGAACTGTGTGAAATTCTAGCTCGTCCTCAATCGCTTACCGAAGTGGTAACACAATTCCTGTCTAGACGGCCATTAGAAAATCTCCTTCCTTGCAAGTTCCCATTCTCAGCTCGTCTTGATGTATACCGCATCCTACTTCGGCTTGATGTTATCGAAACGAGCAAATGCGATACCGACGCCAACAGTTTAATGCAACTTGAAGTCTTCGTCGGAAACCTCGAGAGAaaacttgaagaaaaatcctCTGATACGGAAGTTCCATTAAATGATGGCAGGATCCCCGAAAGCTTCATGGCGTGGATAGGTTTTCTAACTGAATATTTACCAAAGTCACAGAACTGCAGGTTTCTTCATGTTAAAACATTGGTCCGTGCCTCCCTCTTCCCGTCGAGATTGGGATTCTCTGTTCATACTGCAGCATCAAGACAACAACTCTACACATGTTTGGAGACTCAACTCTTTCCGTTGTTGAGCCAACATAATGAAGCCATCCTTTCCGTTTTAACTGAATTTCAACTGGATCGTTTTGATTTTGCTGAAAGACATAGTTTGGATATTGTTCGAGGGTTTGTCCTAATCGCCACCAGCGGGTGCATGGGTGCTAACGTTTCCTACTGCAAATCTCCGACTGCTCTTTTGAAAATGGCCGTCGACAACATCGTTAACAATGACGAAGCATTGCTAAACAGAAGTCAAATTAATACGGGATCCGACTCTTTTTCCGTCCGATTGAAGTCATCCTCGATGCTGATGGAATTGGCACTCTTACTGGGACTCAACATTGAAATTCTAGTCAATGAATTCAGAAATTCTGCAAATATTCCGAACTCTGCTGTTACGTATGGACAGTATCTTTGTACGAAACTTGGAAAATCGGTGCTTCCAGTCGTTGTCCGTCAACTTCAAAGTATGCAGCCGTTTCTCCCCCAAATAGGCAACGGCGACCCTCAACAGTGGACTTTACTTTTGGAACTTCTACAAGTAGCCCATCAATCCCAGGAGCTCTCGAAGAAAAAGTGGATCGTTCAAAATGTGTTGCATTCCTGGAGTGTGTTAGAGCGACATGCAGAAGATTACCGCCAAAAATGTCATCTTCAGTCGATTGTTAACTGTATTGCAATCATTGACATTGATGTAGTTGGTCGGAATAGCGATGTTAAGCGCTGGATCATCAGTTGTTGGAACCCCAGTACTGACGTCAATTTTGCGAGTGAACTGGTGCAGTtgctaaatatttttatcaccAATTGCTCCGAGTGTGAAGAAAAGAGTCTAACTTCCTcattgcaaaatttttttacgcatAATTTTCCCAGCAAGACCACAGGATTGgataaaaattcagacaagacCACTTACTATTCCATCGTTAACCGGATGATCGGGATAATACGAGTCCCGGTAGTTTTCCACTTTCTCGTCGATGTGTTTGCGTTAGAGCCTCGCCACTCTTGTGTTCCGGCGTTCATGGAATCGGTGCAAAACGAAGATTGGGCCAAAAGTACCTGCGGACATTCATTGAACCAAGCATTGACCAAACTCTATCAGCATGCTAAAATGCGGGCGATTAATCCCAAGACTAGAATTGATGAGATAGAAATGCTTTACGTGCCACTATTGACGGCGCTTCCGATTTCAGTTGTCGAAGATCATCTGAATGGTTTACTACCGGATGTCCTCCAAATGTATGACAACAAGGGCACTGGAGCCGAATTGTTCATTCAAAAATCAGCTTTGTGTGCACTTCTTGCGGTTGCTCTCGTTCGTGTCGACTATCAACGACTTTCTAACCACCTAAACGCCAATTTCTGTGCCTTGAAAAAAGCACAACAGCCATCAGGCGACAGCAAGGGTCTTATCAAATGTTTAATGCAATTTgtattaaatattcaaaaaatcgtTGTCCCAGGGAATAATAATGAAGTGGAAACGTTTGAGAATTTGGAGAGATTTGCTTTCAAACTAATGCTAGCAATTGCATTGATAACCCCATCATTAGACGAAGTACGTGTGTATCGATTGATTTTCAAACCAATGAGTCAGAAAATGGCAATTTGGAATGCCGTGGTTGgtacaattaaaaaatacaaccTGACGGTCGAAGTGGAGCGTCATCGTAAAAGATTCCTTGTTTACATTCCTGCCGTTTCAGCTGAAAATCGGCCAAAtaaag GATACATTCcatctcaatttcttttcggaTCAAGCCTCAGTGAGGATGTGTATCGATTTGATTTCAACCAGGCGTCTTTATCGACGGATTTTGGGAGCTATGATGATAGTCGAAATGCATCGGTATTGTCATCAACAAAT gaaGAAGCATCTTCATCCTTAATGTATCTCACATTAGATGACCTAAACAAACATCCCTGCATGGGTTTACTCGTaaattttctagaaaaattttatgCCAAACAAACTGTTCTAGCTGACTCTGAACCGGAATGGATGAATAGTTTGCGAGAAACTTTACTTAATCCATCTGCTCATACAAACGTCGTTCTATTCATCGTTCGACTTGTCATAAATTTGAAATCTATATTCCAGCCATACGCGAAATTCTG GTACAAATCGTTACTAATTGCATTTTTACGGAAGATTGGCGGTGAACCACTCAACAGTCTATTCCGTGAAGGTCTTGACGTCATGCTCGAGTGGTCGAAAGATAAACCACCCTCTGTTGACGATGTAGAGTTCGCTCAAGCGGCTTCAAATGTACTACAATTCATCCTGAAAAACATGTATAATGCAAATTCAGAAATATTACGAGATAATATG GAAATGCTTGCAGCTATTTTTTGCGTGTGGGACAAAATCTCCCTAAGCATTCCATATGAAATTGTGGAAGAATTGCTGTCGTCcgacaaaaaaaaggcaaaattgGGTTTGCAAATTTTGGATGTCATTGTTGTGCATGGATTTTTTCCAAagaatcatgaacaaaattcCCGTTTCAAACAACGCTTGGCAAACTTTTTGAAACTTGATGAAAAGCGGGATTTGAGTCGGTCTTGTGCTGCCCTCTGCGGATCCATTCTTTCTCGAGAGACCGacaaagattttgaaaaacttgTTTGTGAAGCACTTCAAATGTGGCACAACAAGAACAAGGATGATGTTTTTGTCGATCTTTTGTTTGAGGTGGCTATTCGATACCGTCCTGTCCTCTCCCAATTCGCTGGCTTCAACCTCTCACTATTCGGAAGTATTTATGGAACCCTAAGG GCCAATTGTCTAGAAATCTTGGCCATATCATGGCATTACATGGAAGACCCTTGGAAAGAAATAGGGTTTAAAACAATCGAATCCGTTTTGAAAGGGTCTAACTCTGCTGAATTGTGTCCTGTCCTATCGCTGGTGAAAGATCTTATCCCTCGCCTTGAAATTAATGAATGGAAACCGCTGTGGCCAACGCTGATTCGGTTGTCGCGTCACGAAAATGTCCAGTGTCGTTCACGTCTCTACGAAGTCTTCAAAAAAGCGTTTGATTTAAGTGACCCTCGTGACCCTGAATTTGCCCAAGCGATTTTACGCGCTTGCACCGATGAAAATAAGGAACTCGCCGTCAACATGCAAAACTTTCTTGCTGAGAAACTTCCTAATTCAACCATGGATCGCCTCCTAGTTTATGTGACGGATTTTTATTCTCCTGGACCAGAAGATTATTTCTTGCCGTACAGTTTGCATTTTCTCCTCGAGCGTACTACTCATAGTCATATATATAGAGAATCTATCTTCGATCAACCTTTGGACGATATCCCGTTCCAGCTATTGGATCTGGCTTCTCTAAGTTCACAATCTCTCTCCCAGCGGCCTTCGTGGAATAATTTCGGGCGTAGTTTCTCTTACGGATCAATTCAA CCTGGATTTCTTCGCGCAACACAAAGCGTATCAAGCCGCGCTACCTTTCTCCCTACTCCCTCACCTGCCAATTGGCTGATGGCTGAAACACAATCAGCAAAACCTTCTGTTACGTCTCAAATGGAGGGGAAGAAAACATCATTGCCAAACCCTGTGAACGAAACTTTTAAAAGTCCGTTAAAATCGTGGAAAAGATTCACTGCAACAGGCCCGCCACCCGTTAAATTGAGCTATGAAAATCGGTCGAAAAGCAAG cGAGAAACTTCTACTTCTAGTCCACCTACGCTTTATCGCAAGTATCGTATAGGCGAACTACCTGATATTCAAATACCGCCATCTTCGCTAATCGCACCGCTATGCGCAGTGGCTCTAAATGATGCTGCATTAGCTAAAGCCTTGTTTTGCCATCTTCTTTCCGCTTTTCGGAAACAAATAAAGGAAATTCAAGGGGATGATAGTGAATTCGCATTACAACTAAATACCGCTCTCGAGTCGATCGTGGAGCGTCACCAGCCGCGCAGCAGCAACTCCAACTTGTTAGCTGCCATCATGGAATATTTTTGGACCAACTCGGTTGATGTTGCTACGGATATTGAAAAGTTAGCTCAATCAATTAAAGCAAGTCACCTGCAATCGTTGGGCATTTTGGTCATAGAGTCCTGTTTGCCTGATTGCTTAGTTTTAG AACAAAGTAAGAAACCTAGACTTGAGAAGGTGAAACACGAAAGCAGTAGCTGGTTCCATGTAGCGGACTTGTACGGAGATATCCAAGATGTGGACAACGTGAGGGCCGTAGTGACCTATCTAACTGGCTGCAACAATTCAACTAAGAAAGCCATTGAAAGTGAATCAAAGAATGACTGGAACAAAGCCTTTCAGTATTATAG TCAAACATTAGGTGATGTATCACCCTCACCTGAGATTATGTTTTGTCGCGAATATGGATTCAAATGTCTCGAGGAACTCGGCAGGTGGGACGAGATTAGTCGCCTCAAACCGAAAACGGAGCCATGGAATATCCGATCCCGCGTTCGAAATTCCTTAAAAAACTTTCCCGCCGGCCACAAAATCAAAGAACTAGACAGCGTTCATCTGCCTTCCGTTGATCCCATGCTTTTAACCGACTTGGCTGCATTGGCTTTGCGGAATGGAAATAGAGATCGGGCCATAACCTGCATTTCTAAGGCCACAGATGAATTCATTTCTCGTTACTGTCAGCTGTCTGCCTTGAATTTTGGCGGCCGACAAAACCTCCTCCAACACGTCTGCATCATCACTGAGATTGAAACGTTCTTACATCAGTCTGATATCCCGAAAAATCTGAGTCTTCCACATACGGGTGACAACGTCGTCGTCTGGGATTCTATCTTGGCTCTGAGAACCTTTTTTACTAAGTGTGACAAGACGAAAAGTAATGTGGCATCGGTTAATTCACTGCGTCTACAACTGGCTTCGATTGCCATAGAACAGAAGAACGTTGGACTAGCTCGAAAACTTGTTGATGGAGCTGTTGATGTCCACGATCCAGCAATTATGTCTCTTCGTTATTTGATGCAGAGCAAAGTTCTGGCCATGGAAGCATTGAGATCCGACATTGAATTGACTAAATTATGCGGATTAATCTCTGCAAAGGAAACCATCAACCGTGTCGCTGTAACTACGACTAGCAGTTCCTCGGAAGAAG ttttaTGGAAACTCGACCTTGAAAGATTTGAAGCATTTCTATGTGCTCAAGTATTTCAAGTAGTAAACAACATGCAGCCTCAGGATTTGATTACCAAGCAGGCTAAACTGACAGAGTTGTGGAATGTTCAACCTAAAGAAATCATTAGGGAAGGGTTGCAACATGCTGAACGCCAGACAAAACTCGCTGAAATTGAATGTGTTGCAGCTAACATGTCAGAAGCCTATCTAAATTTGGCtaaatatttttacaaatgGAAAACCACAATGTCGG atGAAGATTATAACATTGGATTTACACGATCAGTTCTTGCTTCTATGCGCTATGGATCAGTTGATGGCCAGGCTCTATTTCCCCTAGTCATCTTAGCCGTTAAAGACAACAGTTCAGCTGCGGATGTATTCCAGAGTTCGCGCTCAAACGTCCCAACTTCCATGTTCCTGCCTTGGGTTAATCAACTTGTCTCATATTTcgctttgtcgtcggcaattgcAAAATTACTTCTAGACATATCAGAGCGATATCCTGTCCACGTAAAACTACCTTTTGGCATCACTCGGTCCACTTATAGTCAGGAAGTGCTGAACATGTATGAAACTCGCAAACTCGAAGCAAACTTGACGGCTGAATATTCAACatggaaaatgtttttgaaaagtATTGACTATCTGAAACCTCCAGAAAGAGCAGCTCATGATTTATTAAATTCAG AAACTAGGATGAAAGACTTTGAGCTCTTTAATTCCATGTATTTGAACTTGTCCCCGCCAACAGCGACTTCATCACACGGCCATGTTCATCATTCGTTTAGTGTGATGTACACGTCAAAATTTCAGGAGGCTTTTAAGACTGGACGACTCAGTGAACTTAGCAACTTATTGCACTCGTTTAAAAAGCAAACTTTTTCTGGTCTTAGAAGCCTTAAAGACTATTCCCCTTGGTTGGCTAATTATCGCCCAGGAGGCAGCTTCTCAAACGGGTTATTAGAGCTTCCCGGATTTAAAGGAAACACTCTCAAGGTGGAAGCATTTAGAGATaaaattgaatatttaaacTCGAAACAATTTCCTGCGCGATTGACATTCGTAG TGAATGGCGCGGTAGAATATCCAGTCCTTGTGAAACATGGGGAGGATGTGAGACAAGATGAGAGAATCATTCAATTACTTAATGCAATTGACGTTGTCCTTATGAGGGATGTTGAGAGTAAAAAACGAAGTCTGCGCATTCGAACTTTTCAG GTGATTCCCATTACTAATTCCTGTGGAATATTTCAGTGGTTAACAGACACCCTAACTTTGAAAGCCTTCTTGGAAACGGATTTGGAGTATCGTTCTTCTTCAATAGC CATTAAAGAAGACCCAATCTATAACATATGGCGATCAGAAAGTGTAAACTATGTAATGAACACTCCGCAAGACAAGTTAATGGACAACTACTTCAAATTGGCTCATCGCAGTTATCGTTATGGTCTCAGAGGTGCTTTGAAGAAACTTTGCCAATCACCAGAAGCTTATTTTTATCTGCGAAATCGATTAGCAGCGTCACACGGTACCCTGTGTTCAGCTCTGTGGACTCTGGGGGTGGGGGATCGTCACCTTTCAAATTTCCTTGTCTCCACAAGAACCG GTGATGTAATCAGTATTGATTATGGCATGGCTTTCGGTATGGGCACAAACCAACTTCCTGTGCCAGAAGTCGTACCGTGTCGATTGACAACACAGTTCCAGTTCTTAATACCAGGTCTTGGCCTCAATGGTTGCATTCGTGAAAGTATGATTCACACTTTACGTGTTGCCAAGGAAGAATCGGGTTCGATTATGGCGGCATTATCTGTTTTTGTTACCGAACCGACTCTTGACTGGTTAAAACATGCTGAAACAATGGCCAAGCGTtctcaaaccaaaaaattggaaaataattcaGCAGTATGGGCACCGGTAGAATTTCTTCTTAGAACAGAAAATTTGTTGAATGGGTTTCACCCATCTAAAATCACCTGTGATGATctggaaaagaacaaaattttctCAACGACGGAAGGACGAAAGCTTCTACCTCTGGTAGTTTCTGTAGTTCAAGGAACTGATTGCCCTACTGCTGTTGAAACCAAATCGGATTCCGTtgtcaataaaagaaaaatagaaaatacaaAAGGCCTTCGAGTAAACATGCCAAAACAGGGACTTTCCTCGGACCAGCAG GTTGAGTGTTTGATTGAGCAGTCTACAGATCCTGCATGCTTATGCCGAATGTTCTCGGGTTGGGAGCCATGGATGTGA